The segment AACACACACAGGCTGTTTTGTATTTTGACTCCACCATTCGCATTGCCAGACAGATAAAGCTTCCGGCATTGGTGATGGACTCCTACCTCGGATTAAGTGAATTGTATGCCGATCAGAAAAAATTTGATCTTGCCTACCACTATCATCTGCGCTACACAGCATTAAACGACAGCCTCACCGCACTTCAAAACCGTGAAGAAGCGGCCAATCGTGAAGCACTTTATCAAAATGAAAAAAAGGAAAATGAAATCCGAACACTCAACACCGAAAATGAACTGGCCATGCTACGCCTGCAGCAACAGGAAAGTCAGCGTAACTATCTTATCGGAATTTTGGCGCTGTCGCTTGCGCTGATCGGATTATTGGGCTACCTGTATAATGCCAAACAGAAAATCAACAAAAAACTGGAAACGCTCAACCAGGTACAGTCGCGTTTCTTTGCCAACATCTCGCATGAATTTCGCACACCGCTAAGCCTTATCATCGGGCCACTGCAAAAAACTATTCAGGAAAATCCGCACGCGCCAGAAGCCGCAACGTGGAAAATCATGCATCGCAATGCGGTTCGCTTACACCGGCTGATCAACGAAATATTGGATCTTTCAAAAATTGAATCCGGAAACATGAAATTGCGTACCGCAGAAGGTGACTTGAAACAATTTTTAAAAACAGTTTTCGCTTCATTCATTTCGTTAGCTGAACAAAAGCAAATTGACTATACCCTTCATGCACCCGATGGTTCCGTTACCGGATACTTTGATCGCGACAAGCTTGAAAAAATTGTGAGCAATCTAATCTACAACGCCTTGAAGTTTACGCCCGAGGGCGGACACGTTCAACTTAGTATTACACACATCAATCATCAGCTCACGGTTCAGGTTAAGGATACCGGCCCGGGCATTCCTGCCGATCAGCTTACGCAGATATTCAATCGGTTCCACCAGATTGAAGGCACTGCCGCCAGGATTGTAGAGGGCACCGGCCTGGGGCTGGCGTTATCAAAAGAATTGGCTGAGGCACACCACGGTACATTAACAGCTGAAAGTCCGGAAACGGGGGGCAGTATATTCACACTCACCATTCCTACGGCACGCTCATTTTATAAGAGTGAATTAACTGATCAGGTAGAAACATCAGAATTAATTTATGATGAATACCCGGTTGATGAACAACCTGTTGAAAGTACGGCAACTACAGATCGACCTGTTATCCTTATTGCCGAAGACCATGCAGATATGCGAACTTTTATTCATCAGGTTATAGCAGAACAGTTTGATGTGGTGATGACTGAAAACGGAGATGAAGCCTGGAGCAAAGCCCTGCACCACATTCCCGACCTGGTGATCAGCGACCTGATGATGCCCGGAATAAACGGTACCGAATTGTGCAAACGATTAAAAACACACGAAGCCACCAGCCACATTCCGGTGATTATGCTTACTGCCCGCGCAGACCAGGAAAGTAAACTGGAAGGCCTGCACACCGGGGCTGATGATTACCTTACCAAACCTTTCGATGCCCGTGAACTGCTGGCGCGCATTCAAAACCTGGTGGAACAGCGCAAAAAATTAAAAGCGATATTCAGTCAACAAGCCTCTTCGTTCACCCGTGTCGCTGGTGAGTCGCGCGATACTGCCTTTTACAACAAGGTTATTTCCATTATAGAAAAAAACTTTACCGACCCTGCTTTTGGTATAGAGGAGTTTACCCGCGAAATCGGCATGAGCCGCATGCAATTGCACCGCAAACTCAAAGCACTTACCGATCAATCGCCCGGAGATTTTTTACGGTTGTTTAGACTGGGGCATGCTAAAAAATTGCTTTCCATTAAAGGCATATCGGTGAGTGAAGCGGCTTACCGATCCGGCTTTAATAACCTGCCCAACTTCAGCCGCATCTTTAAGGCATGGGCAGGCGTTACCCCCTCTGAATATCAGGAAAACAGCCTTTCGGAAAATCCAGCTGTTACAAATCAGCAAGACATTGTTACAAATCCGTAACACTTAAACGAAGTATAAGGTCGAAATTTGAAATGAGCTTCTGGCCTTGCCGGATGCCACCAGATTTAATAACAAATTAACCTAACCCTCCTAACCATGAAAAAATATTTGCTTGCCACTTTGTTTCTTATGATTTCCATCTGTGTGAATGCACAAACGCTATCCATAATCCCCAAAATAGGGGCAACTTTTTCAACAATTTCAAGGGAATATGCTGACGATATAAAATCTAAACCGGGCTTTACCCTTGGCGTAGGGGTTAATTATGGTTTAACGGATTTACTTTCCATACAACCGGAATTGAACTTTATTCAAAAAGGTTATAAAGAAGAGAATTCATCTGCCTGGGAAGAAGAGGTTGATGGAAGGTGGTTTTATTATCAAAATGATTACAAACAGGT is part of the Cyclobacteriaceae bacterium genome and harbors:
- a CDS encoding tetratricopeptide repeat protein translates to MPVRLVLFIGFILWVNYCPGQDLNIQKTDSLLKLIDKTEKPELTFQLYHQLAGYTTDQNASLNYEQQALAAALQTNNNQLIADAYTNLGIHYRKHSEYATAISYYMKALAAGKNDTALLNTYLELGIAHLRLAKFDSSAYYLTKGITISTEQNNQPMTASFYNMMGNVLKEKNNYKEAVDYYLKATEIFEHLQDDNGLTQSLSNIGNLQNLMGDYDKALEYAQQSLTIAEKINKQPSIAYSNRLLGRIYRKLQKYDDALLVYQKAIEVYETIGARRDVSETLTSMGNIYYEKEDLNKAKSYYTRSLSISKSLSDSANMTYSYAALGSASAQLRQHTQAVLYFDSTIRIARQIKLPALVMDSYLGLSELYADQKKFDLAYHYHLRYTALNDSLTALQNREEAANREALYQNEKKENEIRTLNTENELAMLRLQQQESQRNYLIGILALSLALIGLLGYLYNAKQKINKKLETLNQVQSRFFANISHEFRTPLSLIIGPLQKTIQENPHAPEAATWKIMHRNAVRLHRLINEILDLSKIESGNMKLRTAEGDLKQFLKTVFASFISLAEQKQIDYTLHAPDGSVTGYFDRDKLEKIVSNLIYNALKFTPEGGHVQLSITHINHQLTVQVKDTGPGIPADQLTQIFNRFHQIEGTAARIVEGTGLGLALSKELAEAHHGTLTAESPETGGSIFTLTIPTARSFYKSELTDQVETSELIYDEYPVDEQPVESTATTDRPVILIAEDHADMRTFIHQVIAEQFDVVMTENGDEAWSKALHHIPDLVISDLMMPGINGTELCKRLKTHEATSHIPVIMLTARADQESKLEGLHTGADDYLTKPFDARELLARIQNLVEQRKKLKAIFSQQASSFTRVAGESRDTAFYNKVISIIEKNFTDPAFGIEEFTREIGMSRMQLHRKLKALTDQSPGDFLRLFRLGHAKKLLSIKGISVSEAAYRSGFNNLPNFSRIFKAWAGVTPSEYQENSLSENPAVTNQQDIVTNP